In Phoenix dactylifera cultivar Barhee BC4 chromosome 1, palm_55x_up_171113_PBpolish2nd_filt_p, whole genome shotgun sequence, the genomic stretch ATTCTTTTACATCTAGAGCTCATTTAGCTCGTGGGATGAATTTTTCAtcactgaaatattttttttaaaaatctgaTGCCTAGATATATGATGTCTGAAAAAAATGATTTGAATATTTGGTTAATCTTAAGAAGGTGACTCATtctaaaataacttatatttaatTGAGCATCCACTTTCATAagaaaattatgtaaaatatatattatattcttATTAAAGGAAAAGATCTTACCacattctatctaaaagctttTAATGgtatatttggaaaaaaatactctaattttcagcctgtgagaatatttttaatgttccatatagatttttctttcatataaaatataaaaatctgaTTTTTATGAGAatactatattctttttttttttctctgaaaACTTTAACCaaacataaaatttattttcatttttctgcTAACCATACTTTACCTTCTCCAATTCCCGCGAAACAAATATCCTTAGGTATAAAAATTTCAACACAAGTTTATTATGTCATGAGACGGTTGttataattaaaaaatgaaATTTAGTGCTTGGCTTAGGTTTTTAGGTTAGAGTGGATGGAGTTAGCTCTAATTGTGAAAACGTGATCATGTTGACTTGCTCTTCAGATGGacgagttcttttttttttttttttttttttttttttttggctaaacaaaaggggaaggggggaggaagggacaagcccacccccgcgtagcagccccgaccactgggcccccactccgccaggagaatgttcgatgcgggtagaccgagtcgtgtgttgggcaccccgacctattttactcataccctccccacccgtgggccggctcagttacccgacccgaccctccgtgtgagtacgtcatacCTGGCACCACTcaggctaccagccgaccagtagcgcttccagaccccgtgtccaggcatggggcatccggtccccaaatttaatcgacgcccgcgcgtttcgaacctggaaccacttggttggaagcaaacgctccgttccaactgggctaccaccttggtggtgaTGGACGAGTTCTTTCGGCATGCCAAAACGATGCAGGACCTTTGGCTGATTGATGCAGCTCCAGCAGAGATCATAGCCGTCCATTTTTGTTACCGATCCAACTGTTGCGGCTCCATTCTGTACACGAAGTTTTTCATCCGGACCGACATATCTGTCGGTATCGGTATCGGTATCGGCCACCAGCATATCCTCCATTAGGCACCCCACTCAGAACCCTAAACCCCGTTGCCATGGCCCTCCATCTCAGGCTCAGACCCAAAACCCTAGCCCCCCTCCCATCCCTCGGgcgcttctcttcttcctcctcttcccctcctcctcctccgccgcctccggCGGACTCAGACTCCaatggaggcggcggcggcggggacAACGAAGactctcctcctcccccctctccgCCTTATTCCTCTTTATTCAGCGACATCAAGGAGAGGCTCAAGTCCCCGCCCACCCCTCCCCGCCGGATTCCCACCgaccctccgccgccgcctcccctctcctcccccaaACCCGGCCCAGCCGCCTCTCTCGAGGAGATCCGCAAGCACCTTGCCGGATTCCGGCTCCGATCCGGCGGAGGCCCTCCGCCGCCATCCGGCGAGCGCCCCCCGTCGTCTCCGCCCACGATCTCCTTCCAGGAGCTCTTCAAGAACAACGTCCTCAACAAGACCGACGGCGGCGGCGCTGGCGAATGGGGGCCGTCCGAGAAGGGCGCAAGAGTCTCCTTTGACTCCATCAGGGAGAGTTTACGGCAGTTCCGGGCCTCCCCGAGAGACCAGACAGGGCCCCGCGGCTTCGATTTCAAAGCATTTCAGGATAGCTTGAGGAGCCCGGCGGGGGAGGCGGAGAAGGGTCCGTCGCTTATTGGAGGGAGGGAGACGCTGCCGGAGTCTATTTTTGGGAAGGAATTGAGGGAGAAGAAGGGGGAGGGGGACCGAGAGTCGAAGGCGCTGAAGacggagtttgtgaagatgtatAGCTATGACGAGCTGGGCGAGAAGCTCCGGAAGCTGAGGCCGGAGGAAGCCACGAAGGGGGATAAGGATTGGTTCTCACTTAGCGAGTTGAATGAGAGGCTTGCAAAGCTTAGGgagttggaggagaaggagactgAGTCAAGGATGGGAGGGGTCTCCTTCAGGGATCTGCGGGAGAGCCTTGTGAGGCTTAAAGAAGCCGATGCCACTAAAAAGGCCAACAGTAACTTTCCCTTCACCAGATTCGTTTGTTTGTTTACATTAAATCCTTGTAATTTAGAAATTTTATCCGTGCTTGTTTGCATATGATCAGTGCAGAGGCTgtcgaccttgataaatcttggcGGGCAGGTGACTCCAACTTTCAAGCTAAAACCCCCACAGGAGCATTTATTGGAGAGGGTATGTTGGGTGCATTTAATCCGAGTCTCCTGAATGCTTGTAATGATGTTTGGTGGCTCAAATATAATACTTTTTCGAGTTTGATTCTTGCAGTATTTCCATCCGGATCACATGTCTTCGGCGGAGAAGTTGAAGTTGGAGCTCAAGAGAGTCAGAGATGAATTTAAGTTGTCCGAGTCAGATTGTGGTTCTGCACGTGTTCAAGGTAAAGGGCAGATTAAGCCCGTTTAATATTCTATCTAATTGCCATCAATCAT encodes the following:
- the LOC103703662 gene encoding inverted formin-2, with amino-acid sequence MALHLRLRPKTLAPLPSLGRFSSSSSSPPPPPPPPADSDSNGGGGGGDNEDSPPPPSPPYSSLFSDIKERLKSPPTPPRRIPTDPPPPPPLSSPKPGPAASLEEIRKHLAGFRLRSGGGPPPPSGERPPSSPPTISFQELFKNNVLNKTDGGGAGEWGPSEKGARVSFDSIRESLRQFRASPRDQTGPRGFDFKAFQDSLRSPAGEAEKGPSLIGGRETLPESIFGKELREKKGEGDRESKALKTEFVKMYSYDELGEKLRKLRPEEATKGDKDWFSLSELNERLAKLRELEEKETESRMGGVSFRDLRESLVRLKEADATKKANMQRLSTLINLGGQVTPTFKLKPPQEHLLERYFHPDHMSSAEKLKLELKRVRDEFKLSESDCGSARVQVAQLTTKIKHLSAVLHKKDKHSRKGLQEMVQRRKKYLKYLRRTDWDSYRMVLSRLGLRDVPEYKAPEYKS